The following coding sequences are from one Candidatus Borkfalkia ceftriaxoniphila window:
- a CDS encoding bacterial Ig-like domain-containing protein — translation MSKTKITLMSLILALALLIGIGCIPLFTDAAETESKIENSDFYQLGTGVSAVPSEKSTETDVILPYSGEGHLFFGESAEKAYPVDMAVFSWNIRISQLAVGQSFAVSFVKDTTKKPFEGAEGVSFVFTCQNEGTLLSYIVDAADGGLIQEMVDTQSMWAYKKDGSFEEYPKVEGQENYSRGMVGRLITDNVVGASVTLANIVDGASFGGTTNRPVISKGNSLGTTIPGEIFTARDMNIKETILVLSAGGIDGIGDESDAPLKFTVDTPSDKATKQYLSSPARTQIVNRLNDYVFDSEEALAGTLSQADYAALTSGLAETDLSALRVRDRFNQGKVKERIEATLRLLEDKMAYVADSVKVYSKALDALKDLHSVDEQKISGAESARSVYNEYAAYVKYLSGEQLQEVQALVDALDETLLLRGVAHLQIVDFETAVAAFADPVSDTSADLIYAAEQARAGIDFDAISQLKSEDRSAFEKRIAACDEMVEEARLLNAFDVENYKIDLYRSAIGALGASLNVEEFLSVVQSRPVLRLDDVMPSDTEILNTSLRDADALFGKEIVRVLDAWHTAYSEKTYALRELGSLTQAKIDAAKAAAYDTDAMNTLQDIAAKISCDISSSVAQLTECDRTVRAAEVRLLLVRYHELASAPIGDLASLNEAYEAYLLAAESDLGDLSQEERAAYDALYSETNEAYGDAARSLIEPLLKAFETAVAAENIHESAAIAEAKAARAAVPSLDYYIIAADREQAQARFDAADKILLSQTLYYAYATGTSWTLSETDQGLKLSNTLTKDDVCDGLAVIEDPLQIDGFDFAFEFTEIGRIWKGEDPVGSGKNPQSILVMNIMREAGKNKDETQGFSVYFYCNQLDELEVYVYGASNSTGEVMLANGKVSGCGFTADPYDPYTVRIRIEKGTTSYRLYVNSLQLNVYYRDIVNPDEDRASHIPEFEVGSEIGADIFKDGNAYVTFVIFANSLTSDEERQSAITIRMIGDKTFGDYVPPVYTVSVDLVSGPAKTVYEKGETFDKTGIKMIATLSDGTTKEIALDEIKVLGFTSTSKGKKNVTLSYTDDTGVTLNKVIQVEIVEAEENGGDSGCGGTVSAASFGAAALMLAACGVILAKKRKKS, via the coding sequence ATGAGTAAAACGAAAATTACATTGATGAGTCTGATCCTGGCGCTCGCCCTGTTGATCGGTATCGGCTGTATCCCTCTCTTTACGGACGCAGCCGAAACGGAAAGCAAGATCGAAAACAGCGATTTTTATCAACTCGGTACAGGGGTGAGCGCCGTACCTTCCGAAAAAAGTACGGAAACGGACGTGATCTTGCCTTATTCCGGGGAGGGGCATCTGTTTTTCGGAGAGAGCGCGGAAAAAGCCTATCCCGTCGATATGGCGGTATTCAGTTGGAATATCAGGATATCGCAATTGGCAGTGGGGCAGTCTTTCGCGGTTTCCTTCGTAAAGGATACTACGAAAAAGCCTTTCGAGGGCGCAGAGGGCGTTTCTTTCGTGTTTACCTGTCAGAACGAGGGTACTCTGCTGTCATACATCGTGGACGCGGCGGACGGCGGACTCATTCAGGAAATGGTAGATACGCAGTCCATGTGGGCTTATAAGAAAGACGGTTCGTTCGAAGAGTATCCCAAGGTGGAAGGACAGGAAAACTATTCGCGCGGCATGGTCGGCAGACTGATCACCGATAACGTGGTCGGCGCGAGCGTCACGCTCGCAAACATCGTGGACGGCGCCAGTTTCGGCGGCACGACCAACCGCCCCGTGATCTCCAAAGGGAATAGCCTCGGCACCACCATACCCGGCGAAATTTTTACGGCCAGGGATATGAATATCAAAGAAACGATCCTCGTCCTGTCGGCGGGCGGGATCGACGGCATCGGCGATGAGTCCGACGCTCCTTTGAAATTTACCGTCGATACCCCCTCGGACAAAGCGACGAAACAGTATCTTTCTTCCCCCGCGCGGACGCAGATCGTCAACCGCCTCAACGACTATGTGTTCGACAGCGAAGAGGCTTTGGCGGGCACGCTTTCGCAGGCGGATTACGCCGCCTTGACGAGCGGGCTGGCGGAAACGGATCTCTCCGCGCTCCGCGTGCGCGACCGTTTCAATCAGGGAAAGGTCAAAGAGCGGATAGAGGCGACTTTACGGCTTCTGGAAGATAAAATGGCATATGTGGCGGATTCGGTCAAGGTGTACAGCAAAGCGCTGGACGCGCTGAAAGATCTGCATTCCGTCGACGAGCAAAAAATTTCCGGGGCGGAAAGCGCGCGGTCGGTTTACAACGAATATGCGGCGTATGTGAAATATCTGAGCGGCGAACAGTTACAGGAGGTGCAGGCGCTCGTGGACGCGCTAGACGAAACCCTCTTGCTCCGCGGGGTCGCGCATTTGCAGATCGTCGATTTCGAAACTGCCGTCGCAGCGTTCGCCGATCCCGTGTCGGATACGTCCGCCGATCTGATCTATGCGGCGGAACAAGCGCGCGCGGGCATCGACTTCGACGCGATCTCCCAACTGAAAAGCGAAGACAGGTCTGCCTTCGAAAAACGGATTGCCGCTTGCGACGAGATGGTGGAGGAGGCGCGCCTGCTCAATGCGTTCGACGTGGAAAATTATAAAATAGATCTTTATCGCTCCGCGATCGGCGCGCTGGGCGCGAGTCTGAACGTAGAGGAGTTTTTGAGCGTGGTGCAGTCCCGTCCCGTTTTGCGGCTGGATGACGTCATGCCTTCGGATACGGAAATATTGAATACGTCTTTGCGCGACGCGGACGCGTTGTTCGGCAAAGAGATCGTGCGCGTTCTCGACGCATGGCATACGGCTTACAGCGAAAAAACGTATGCTCTTCGGGAACTCGGTTCTCTGACGCAGGCGAAGATCGACGCCGCGAAAGCCGCCGCATACGATACCGATGCAATGAATACGCTGCAAGACATCGCCGCAAAGATCTCGTGCGATATTTCCTCTTCCGTCGCGCAACTTACGGAATGCGACCGCACGGTGCGGGCGGCGGAAGTCCGTTTGCTTCTCGTCCGCTATCATGAACTTGCCTCTGCGCCGATCGGCGATCTGGCATCTTTGAACGAGGCGTACGAGGCGTATTTACTGGCGGCGGAATCGGATCTCGGCGACCTTTCACAAGAAGAACGCGCCGCTTACGACGCGTTGTACTCCGAAACCAACGAAGCATACGGCGATGCGGCCCGCAGTTTGATCGAACCGCTGTTAAAAGCGTTTGAAACGGCTGTCGCCGCGGAAAATATTCACGAATCCGCAGCCATTGCCGAAGCAAAAGCGGCACGCGCGGCGGTTCCTTCGCTGGATTATTATATCATCGCCGCCGACCGCGAACAGGCGCAGGCGCGCTTTGACGCAGCGGATAAAATCCTGCTGTCGCAAACGCTGTATTACGCCTATGCGACGGGCACGAGTTGGACTTTGAGCGAAACGGATCAGGGATTGAAACTTTCCAACACCCTTACAAAGGATGACGTATGTGACGGACTCGCCGTTATCGAAGACCCGCTTCAGATTGACGGTTTCGATTTTGCATTTGAATTCACCGAGATCGGCCGAATCTGGAAGGGCGAAGATCCCGTGGGCAGCGGCAAAAATCCGCAGAGCATTCTGGTCATGAACATCATGCGCGAGGCGGGCAAGAATAAGGACGAAACGCAGGGTTTCTCCGTTTATTTCTACTGCAACCAACTCGATGAGTTGGAAGTATACGTTTACGGAGCCTCGAACAGTACGGGGGAAGTCATGCTTGCGAACGGCAAGGTAAGCGGCTGCGGCTTTACCGCGGACCCTTACGATCCTTACACCGTGCGCATACGGATCGAAAAAGGAACGACGAGTTATCGGCTGTACGTAAATTCTTTGCAGTTGAACGTTTATTATCGCGATATCGTCAACCCCGATGAGGACAGGGCTTCTCATATTCCCGAATTCGAAGTAGGATCGGAGATCGGCGCGGATATTTTCAAGGACGGAAACGCTTACGTAACTTTCGTCATCTTCGCAAATTCTTTGACCTCCGATGAAGAAAGACAGTCCGCGATCACCATTCGCATGATCGGTGATAAAACGTTCGGCGATTATGTGCCGCCCGTCTATACCGTTTCCGTGGATCTCGTTTCGGGTCCCGCGAAAACCGTCTACGAAAAGGGCGAAACTTTTGACAAAACGGGCATTAAAATGATTGCGACGCTTTCCGACGGTACGACGAAAGAAATCGCTCTCGACGAGATCAAGGTCCTCGGTTTCACTTCTACCTCGAAAGGGAAAAAGAACGTGACGCTGAGTTATACCGACGATACCGGTGTGACGCTGAATAAAGTCATTCAGGTGGAAATCGTGGAGGCCGAAGAAAACGGCGGCGATTCGGGCTGCGGCGGCACGGTTTCCGCAGCAAGTTTCGGCGCGGCCGCGCTTATGCTTGCGGCTTGCGGCGTCATATTGGCGAAGAAAAGGAAAAAATCTTAG
- a CDS encoding carbohydrate ABC transporter permease, with translation MKTYRKSDLFGYVWMLPAFALICIFSIYPAASALIHSFTNWDLISASWTGVDNFARLFKDNIFWKSCENLIILMVTGLIFGNVAALSLAELLHKLKSEKCSNVYRFLFILPALVPGMVNMLIWTKIVFSPFSNGLMNSILANFGMDTQGWYMQENQALLSMILTGFPWVSGTSFLIYLAGLNNIPDSVYEALDLDGAGTWKRIFFIDLPLLKSQIKYFVMLGIIGGMQSFSMQLVFTSGGPNYATTVPGYYMYEKAFFSGEFGYAAAIGFFLFLITLIITVINNKFMKSTEEIA, from the coding sequence ATGAAAACCTATCGTAAGAGCGATCTGTTCGGCTACGTGTGGATGTTGCCCGCATTCGCGCTCATCTGTATTTTCAGCATTTATCCCGCGGCTTCCGCGCTGATTCATTCGTTTACCAACTGGGATCTGATAAGTGCGAGTTGGACGGGCGTGGATAATTTCGCGCGGCTGTTCAAAGACAATATTTTTTGGAAATCGTGCGAGAATTTAATCATTCTGATGGTGACGGGACTGATATTCGGAAACGTAGCGGCGCTGTCGCTGGCGGAACTTCTCCACAAACTCAAAAGCGAAAAATGCAGCAACGTCTATCGTTTTTTATTCATTCTTCCCGCGCTCGTTCCCGGCATGGTCAATATGCTCATCTGGACGAAGATCGTGTTCAGCCCCTTTTCAAACGGTCTGATGAATTCCATTTTAGCGAATTTCGGTATGGATACGCAAGGGTGGTATATGCAGGAAAACCAGGCGCTTCTGTCCATGATACTGACGGGTTTTCCCTGGGTTTCGGGTACATCCTTTCTCATCTATCTCGCGGGACTCAACAACATTCCCGACTCCGTGTACGAGGCTCTGGATCTGGACGGCGCGGGCACCTGGAAACGCATTTTCTTCATCGACCTTCCGCTGTTGAAGAGTCAGATCAAATATTTCGTGATGCTCGGCATCATCGGCGGCATGCAAAGTTTTTCCATGCAGTTGGTGTTTACTTCGGGCGGGCCCAATTACGCGACGACCGTTCCCGGCTACTATATGTACGAAAAAGCGTTTTTCAGCGGCGAGTTCGGATATGCGGCGGCGATCGGCTTTTTCCTGTTTTTGATCACGCTCATCATTACGGTCATCAACAATAAATTTATGAAATCGACGGAGGAAATTGCCTGA
- a CDS encoding carbohydrate ABC transporter permease, whose product MDSVLTVVNDDLRANRHSKRLAAVKQGIAHLCILILLFFVVVPIYFLIVKSLKSPEQETMHPFSVSFPLIWENYSLAWLFVKDYILNTVVIALCQTFGVLLVCSCASYAFVRYKFPFKNVLFIIILSFMMVPGILTLIPQYQMVLNVFNLKNSYFGVILPAIAGAVPMGIFLLNTFFSGLPKDLFEAAELDGASKFRQYLIVALPLSVPILATLGIMQLLSAWNDLLWPQLILQDERMHTITIGLAPFTESYYNDFLSLGVPFAGYVIVSIPLLVIFFFASKQFIRGLTSGAFKM is encoded by the coding sequence ATGGACTCTGTTTTAACTGTCGTAAACGACGATTTGCGCGCAAACCGCCACTCGAAACGGTTGGCGGCTGTCAAGCAGGGGATCGCGCATCTGTGCATTCTCATATTGCTTTTCTTCGTCGTCGTGCCCATTTATTTTCTGATCGTGAAGAGTTTAAAATCTCCGGAGCAGGAAACGATGCATCCGTTTTCCGTTTCTTTCCCGCTCATTTGGGAAAATTACAGCCTTGCCTGGCTCTTTGTAAAGGACTATATTCTCAATACCGTCGTGATAGCCCTTTGTCAGACGTTCGGCGTTCTGCTTGTATGTTCATGCGCCTCCTATGCCTTTGTGCGTTACAAATTTCCCTTTAAAAACGTACTGTTTATCATCATTTTATCTTTTATGATGGTGCCCGGGATCCTGACACTCATACCGCAGTACCAGATGGTATTGAACGTATTCAATCTCAAAAACAGTTATTTCGGCGTGATCCTGCCCGCGATCGCGGGCGCGGTACCCATGGGGATATTTCTGCTCAACACGTTTTTTTCGGGCTTGCCAAAAGATCTGTTCGAGGCTGCGGAACTTGACGGCGCGTCGAAATTTCGTCAATACCTGATCGTGGCGCTGCCGCTCTCCGTCCCCATTTTGGCGACGCTCGGCATCATGCAGTTGCTTTCCGCCTGGAACGATCTTTTGTGGCCGCAATTGATTTTGCAGGACGAGCGCATGCACACCATCACCATCGGCCTTGCGCCGTTTACCGAATCGTACTACAACGATTTTCTCAGTTTAGGCGTGCCTTTTGCAGGCTACGTCATCGTCAGTATTCCGCTTTTGGTCATCTTTTTCTTTGCGTCCAAACAATTTATCCGCGGTCTGACCAGCGGTGCGTTCAAAATGTAA
- a CDS encoding coiled-coil domain-containing protein: protein MIQKKVRLMLAALLAVVMALCLWGFTAQAFAAESVDPRAPFYNNPYTPDCSTVVKNEDGSFSVTQNYGGGNARLFYGDYTSGGAENAYFMDLTDATISLSVDELAAGVGAEIYFVSYVANGSYPMQGAGQGFSLRLTDDGSNNTGFVPVVHTYSMNSAFINKAYEGNQYLVYNNASPRTSYLGKELKIHIFTEGDVLNVHADWVRDDVNAETAYDFRAQIPLAELPAEGGTPFDYKNAQFGISNNGGNDTLKLNVKDISDAKNDAYYQTYGGKYKNSIAYTQKYAEAVANFSKNATTAQQVKDFYSAKMNFEGMNANGLRKNDAYEYQQAVALSTEGFAEASLAVKDKVFANYDAESGITDKEDAIAVFAFYAEFSDQLSEYAAAAEHIRAVLAQEDMGQKAVETKISELTAKYAGGEIKRENYYAALDEYRAVVKQYDALSAFVRALVGNYDALQEWADSSLAEMKDLYYSTAGSYFTNEWGVRGEEDEKTISKSYAAALRADDGSTKLILSDDTALRLVYGTDIAEGTWSDYAVDLSDFEMTFSVDKIAESGRFAVNFVSERSALPFGEETDPGLSIMFRMGFGGGNTIGVALTETKGGVYPNKNTAPDHPGFEGLDEWGGFGILSNPSGVLGKNITLKLQKAEEGVSLTLALEGGNTVSVGLSAQYLGYLFRTDDGNVDTSKLVLNFTTGEGMTSFNGGQDMELTVKTIKDEYFRNVNSLYAQFDSYKKLTESLSVKESLTFNEISAYNAEKQSIDALSKDLRTHEAAKYAEMSATLDASKLAAVDALAAAYMRSSLESLKNVTVENVAETETKFAALFTQWEKFSAAQKALYDTFDADADAIRADIAGCKTAKSLTEEISALIAQDPLPTNIETLRANYAALREKYDALAAEYREHIANREQFLAYGEALNAYDPAQFVSNAIEKLFTDFETITSSNKAAAKAAVQSVKDAYEVLTDAEKEAVTNFAKIARFEEMIAAFEQEQIDFAKASAFDKNAKSKTEFFATIDEENRSAAIEAVESLKADYEKLTDAQKALVKNYALVEALENSVKAFDEDAAASAAAQAVIDQINAIGEITDTKECKAKIDAARTSYDALDGAAKAKVTNLSVLEKAEKDYAAFAEAEENKGCGSAIYAGSALSLVVLVCAAVAIVRKKVR from the coding sequence ATGATTCAAAAAAAGGTCAGGCTTATGCTGGCGGCTCTCTTGGCTGTCGTCATGGCGTTGTGTCTTTGGGGATTCACCGCGCAAGCCTTCGCCGCAGAGAGCGTCGACCCTCGCGCGCCGTTTTATAACAATCCGTATACGCCCGATTGCAGCACAGTCGTGAAAAACGAGGACGGAAGTTTTTCCGTGACGCAAAATTACGGCGGCGGCAACGCACGCCTGTTTTACGGCGACTACACGAGCGGCGGAGCCGAAAACGCGTATTTTATGGATTTGACCGATGCGACGATCTCGCTTTCCGTCGACGAGTTGGCCGCAGGCGTGGGCGCGGAGATCTATTTCGTCAGTTACGTTGCGAACGGATCCTATCCCATGCAGGGAGCCGGGCAGGGATTTTCGCTTCGGCTTACGGACGACGGAAGCAACAATACCGGGTTCGTCCCCGTCGTGCATACCTATTCGATGAACAGTGCGTTTATTAACAAAGCCTACGAGGGCAATCAATATCTGGTCTACAACAACGCTTCTCCCCGCACTTCTTATCTGGGGAAAGAACTGAAAATCCACATTTTCACCGAAGGCGACGTTTTGAACGTGCACGCCGATTGGGTGCGCGATGACGTCAATGCGGAAACGGCGTACGATTTCCGCGCGCAGATCCCCTTGGCGGAACTACCCGCGGAAGGGGGAACGCCCTTCGATTACAAAAATGCGCAGTTCGGCATATCCAACAACGGCGGCAACGATACATTGAAATTGAATGTCAAAGACATTTCCGACGCCAAAAACGACGCTTATTATCAGACGTACGGAGGGAAATACAAAAATTCGATCGCGTACACGCAAAAGTACGCCGAGGCAGTCGCAAATTTTTCCAAAAACGCGACGACCGCGCAGCAGGTCAAGGATTTCTATTCCGCGAAAATGAACTTTGAGGGCATGAATGCGAACGGCTTGCGCAAAAACGACGCATACGAATATCAGCAGGCGGTTGCGCTCTCCACGGAAGGGTTTGCGGAGGCGTCGCTTGCCGTCAAAGATAAGGTGTTTGCAAATTACGACGCGGAGAGCGGGATTACCGATAAAGAGGATGCGATCGCCGTTTTTGCCTTCTATGCGGAATTTTCCGATCAGTTGAGCGAATACGCCGCGGCCGCGGAACATATCCGCGCTGTGCTCGCGCAGGAAGATATGGGACAGAAAGCCGTTGAAACGAAAATTTCCGAACTTACCGCAAAATATGCGGGCGGTGAGATCAAACGCGAGAATTATTATGCGGCGCTCGACGAATATCGGGCGGTCGTCAAACAGTACGACGCGCTCTCCGCGTTCGTGCGCGCGCTGGTCGGAAATTACGATGCTTTGCAAGAGTGGGCGGATTCCTCTCTTGCGGAAATGAAGGATCTGTATTATTCTACCGCGGGAAGTTACTTCACCAATGAATGGGGCGTACGCGGAGAAGAGGACGAAAAGACGATATCCAAGAGTTATGCGGCGGCGCTGCGTGCGGACGACGGCAGTACAAAACTGATCCTTTCTGACGACACGGCTCTGCGTCTCGTCTACGGCACGGATATCGCGGAGGGAACGTGGAGCGACTACGCCGTGGATCTTTCCGATTTCGAGATGACTTTTTCCGTCGATAAAATTGCGGAAAGCGGCCGTTTTGCCGTGAATTTCGTATCCGAGCGCTCTGCTCTTCCTTTCGGCGAAGAGACCGATCCCGGACTGAGCATCATGTTCAGAATGGGATTCGGCGGCGGCAACACGATAGGCGTTGCGCTGACCGAAACCAAGGGCGGCGTATATCCCAATAAGAACACTGCACCCGATCATCCAGGGTTCGAAGGTCTGGACGAATGGGGCGGATTCGGTATTTTGTCCAATCCCTCCGGCGTTCTCGGCAAAAATATTACTTTGAAACTGCAAAAAGCGGAAGAGGGCGTTTCCTTAACGCTCGCGCTCGAAGGCGGAAATACGGTTTCCGTCGGATTGTCTGCGCAATACCTCGGATATCTCTTCCGTACGGACGACGGAAACGTCGACACGTCGAAACTCGTACTGAACTTTACGACGGGCGAAGGAATGACTTCATTTAACGGCGGACAGGACATGGAACTGACCGTGAAGACGATTAAAGACGAATATTTCCGCAACGTCAACTCGCTCTATGCGCAGTTTGACAGTTACAAAAAACTGACGGAATCTCTTTCCGTAAAAGAAAGTCTTACGTTCAACGAGATATCCGCTTACAATGCCGAAAAGCAGTCTATCGACGCGCTCTCCAAAGATCTTCGAACGCACGAAGCGGCGAAATATGCGGAAATGAGCGCGACGCTGGACGCTTCGAAACTTGCCGCTGTCGACGCCCTTGCCGCAGCGTATATGAGATCTTCTCTTGAAAGTTTGAAAAACGTCACCGTCGAAAACGTTGCGGAAACGGAAACGAAATTCGCCGCGCTTTTCACTCAATGGGAAAAGTTTTCCGCTGCGCAAAAGGCTCTTTACGATACGTTCGACGCCGATGCCGACGCGATACGCGCCGATATCGCGGGCTGTAAAACGGCAAAATCGCTGACAGAGGAGATATCCGCGCTCATCGCGCAAGACCCGCTGCCGACCAATATTGAAACCTTGCGTGCAAATTATGCGGCGTTGCGGGAAAAATACGATGCGCTCGCAGCCGAGTATCGGGAACACATTGCGAACCGCGAACAGTTCCTGGCTTACGGAGAAGCGCTTAACGCATACGACCCCGCACAGTTTGTTTCCAACGCCATCGAAAAATTGTTCACCGATTTTGAAACGATCACAAGTTCCAATAAAGCGGCTGCCAAAGCCGCGGTACAGTCGGTCAAAGACGCGTACGAAGTGCTGACCGATGCGGAAAAAGAAGCGGTAACTAACTTTGCGAAGATCGCGCGGTTCGAAGAAATGATCGCCGCTTTCGAACAGGAACAAATAGATTTCGCCAAGGCATCCGCTTTTGATAAAAACGCGAAGAGCAAGACCGAATTTTTCGCAACGATCGATGAGGAAAACCGCTCTGCCGCGATTGAAGCAGTGGAAAGTTTAAAGGCGGATTACGAAAAACTGACCGACGCGCAGAAGGCGCTCGTTAAAAATTACGCGCTCGTAGAGGCGTTGGAAAACAGCGTAAAGGCATTCGATGAGGATGCGGCGGCTTCTGCCGCGGCGCAGGCGGTAATTGATCAGATCAACGCGATCGGCGAGATTACGGACACGAAAGAATGCAAGGCGAAGATCGACGCGGCGAGAACCTCATACGACGCGCTCGACGGCGCGGCAAAAGCGAAAGTCACCAATCTTTCCGTACTTGAAAAGGCGGAAAAAGATTATGCGGCTTTTGCCGAGGCGGAGGAGAATAAAGGCTGCGGAAGCGCAATATATGCGGGCAGCGCGCTTTCCCTCGTCGTACTGGTTTGCGCGGCTGTCGCAATCGTCCGCAAAAAGGTACGGTAA
- a CDS encoding alpha/beta hydrolase family protein, translating to MKKLVFLIAMIMLCSIGFAGCGGKTSESDSLWDFEALEKQTPETEDAGYTYAGNENIKGIYFEGAEYNGEATKIFAFVGVPETEKPTNGYPAMVLVHGGLGQAYGDWVKLWTDRGYVAIALSVDANMTDSANKASLNERGGPRISITPADMKNPANSWEYISVANIIACHNILRSMDSVDKTNVGITGISWGSYLTCITVGVDTRFKFGIPVYGAGYNHEDVTGELAGVFQMDDESLAIYRERFDPSVYMKHCKIPMFWLAGANDHAFSLACNQKCADLNQGRNTYSWRGKLTHGQQPGDGSGLHEIFVFADEMTKSEKGLLRVSEGEVQSGGISLRVENVGAAKADFYWSSYPLEYWHDAMNVWERESVAIDGDTLRTAVPQTAVFGFVEITDENGNIVSSRLFTF from the coding sequence ATGAAAAAACTGGTTTTTTTGATAGCGATGATCATGTTGTGCAGTATTGGTTTTGCCGGTTGCGGCGGAAAAACGTCCGAATCGGATTCTTTATGGGATTTCGAGGCGTTGGAAAAGCAGACGCCCGAAACGGAGGATGCAGGATATACCTATGCGGGAAATGAAAATATCAAGGGCATCTATTTCGAAGGCGCGGAATATAACGGGGAAGCAACGAAAATATTCGCGTTTGTCGGTGTTCCGGAAACGGAAAAGCCGACAAACGGCTATCCCGCGATGGTGCTTGTGCACGGCGGACTTGGGCAGGCGTACGGTGATTGGGTAAAACTTTGGACGGACCGCGGCTACGTTGCCATCGCGCTGTCCGTCGACGCGAACATGACCGACAGCGCAAACAAAGCCTCTTTGAACGAACGCGGCGGTCCGCGTATCTCCATTACGCCCGCGGATATGAAAAATCCCGCAAATTCCTGGGAATATATCAGCGTGGCGAATATCATTGCGTGCCATAATATTCTGCGTTCCATGGATTCCGTGGATAAAACTAACGTGGGCATCACAGGTATTTCCTGGGGATCGTATCTCACCTGCATTACGGTCGGCGTGGATACGCGCTTTAAATTCGGCATTCCCGTTTACGGGGCAGGGTATAATCACGAGGACGTGACGGGCGAACTGGCGGGCGTCTTTCAGATGGACGACGAATCGCTCGCGATTTACCGCGAGCGGTTCGATCCTTCCGTGTATATGAAACATTGCAAAATACCTATGTTCTGGCTCGCGGGTGCGAACGACCACGCGTTTTCGCTGGCTTGTAATCAGAAATGCGCCGATTTGAACCAAGGCCGCAATACTTATTCCTGGCGAGGGAAACTGACGCACGGACAACAGCCCGGCGACGGCAGCGGACTTCACGAAATATTCGTATTTGCCGACGAAATGACAAAGTCGGAAAAAGGGCTTTTGCGGGTGAGCGAGGGCGAAGTCCAAAGCGGCGGGATAAGCCTGCGCGTGGAAAACGTTGGGGCGGCAAAAGCGGATTTTTATTGGTCTTCCTATCCGCTCGAATACTGGCACGACGCCATGAACGTATGGGAGCGAGAGAGTGTCGCCATAGACGGCGATACTTTGCGCACAGCCGTGCCGCAGACCGCCGTGTTCGGGTTTGTCGAAATCACCGACGAAAACGGAAATATCGTATCTTCCCGTCTGTTTACTTTTTAA